From a single Streptomyces sp. 1331.2 genomic region:
- a CDS encoding nucleotidyltransferase family protein: MQNTQAVAALVLAAGGGRRLGGRPKALIRYGGRPLVEHAVAVVRAGGCPDVTVVLGAEGERVRATAHLPGCRLVTNPDWAGGMGSSLRAGLAAVAPNAPAVLVMLVDTPGVTPAAVARLLAAHRAGAELAAAAYHGRRGHPVLIGARHLAEAAAGASGDAGARALLTAHAAEVVLVECADVAVPDDLDTPADLARWSAG, translated from the coding sequence ATGCAGAACACTCAGGCCGTCGCCGCCCTGGTGCTCGCCGCCGGGGGCGGGCGCCGCCTCGGCGGGCGGCCCAAGGCGCTGATCCGGTACGGGGGCCGGCCGCTGGTGGAGCACGCGGTGGCGGTGGTCCGGGCCGGCGGCTGCCCGGACGTCACGGTGGTGCTGGGCGCGGAGGGCGAGCGGGTACGGGCCACCGCGCACCTGCCGGGCTGCCGCCTGGTGACCAACCCGGACTGGGCGGGCGGCATGGGCTCCTCGCTGCGGGCCGGCCTGGCCGCTGTGGCACCGAACGCCCCGGCGGTGCTGGTGATGCTGGTGGACACCCCGGGGGTCACCCCGGCCGCGGTGGCCCGGCTGCTGGCCGCGCACCGGGCGGGCGCCGAGCTGGCCGCGGCGGCCTACCACGGGCGGCGCGGCCACCCGGTGCTGATCGGTGCCCGCCACCTCGCCGAGGCGGCCGCGGGCGCCTCCGGCGACGCCGGCGCCCGCGCCCTGCTGACGGCGCACGCGGCGGAGGTGGTCCTGGTCGAGTGCGCCGACGTCGCCGTCCCGGACGATCTCGACACCCCCGCCGACCTGGCCCGCTGGTCCGCCGGCTGA
- a CDS encoding (2Fe-2S)-binding protein, protein MTASSTRPGPTPCAPRSTGAHAPAPAPAASTPGAPSYHRLTRLSPVLGVRCAPPRRGGGWLPAADLTARPEAVCELIAHDARQGLARYGRPLRPDVAAGFGLHRFVWPVSLLFTLPWFLERRVPLLALGDVSLRRRTDTVELTVRPTGFACLPGDPAAGSPQARTAADEQALAAELRCALGGFLAPVLSAFGPQVRRGPRVLWAMATDAVVEGLWYAGGLLGERDRARAELSALLAPGEPAHAPGRPGACGDPAPAPAPFAPGAGFAPPAPGRGGASTAGGAGEDASGTDRARASCCLVYTVEPRDMCGGCPRVMRR, encoded by the coding sequence ATGACCGCGAGCAGCACCAGGCCCGGCCCCACGCCGTGCGCCCCCCGCAGCACGGGGGCGCACGCCCCCGCCCCCGCACCGGCCGCCTCCACCCCGGGCGCCCCCTCGTACCACCGGCTGACCAGGCTCTCCCCCGTCCTCGGCGTGCGCTGCGCCCCGCCCCGACGCGGCGGCGGCTGGCTGCCCGCGGCCGACCTCACCGCCCGCCCCGAGGCGGTGTGCGAACTGATCGCCCACGACGCCCGCCAGGGCCTGGCCCGCTACGGCCGGCCGCTGCGCCCGGACGTCGCGGCCGGCTTCGGGCTGCACCGCTTCGTCTGGCCGGTCTCCCTGCTGTTCACCCTGCCGTGGTTCCTGGAGCGGCGCGTCCCGCTGCTCGCCCTCGGGGACGTCTCGCTGCGCCGGCGCACCGACACGGTCGAACTGACGGTCCGTCCGACCGGGTTCGCCTGCCTTCCGGGCGACCCGGCGGCCGGCTCGCCACAGGCCCGTACGGCGGCGGACGAGCAGGCGCTGGCCGCCGAACTGCGGTGCGCGCTGGGCGGGTTCCTGGCGCCGGTGCTGTCCGCCTTCGGTCCGCAGGTGCGGCGCGGGCCCCGGGTGCTGTGGGCGATGGCCACGGACGCCGTGGTGGAGGGCCTCTGGTACGCGGGCGGGCTGCTCGGGGAGCGGGACCGGGCGCGCGCCGAGCTGTCCGCGCTGCTGGCGCCCGGCGAGCCCGCGCACGCGCCGGGTCGGCCCGGCGCGTGCGGGGACCCCGCTCCCGCCCCAGCCCCCTTCGCCCCGGGCGCCGGCTTCGCACCCCCGGCGCCCGGCCGCGGCGGTGCTTCGACCGCCGGGGGAGCCGGTGAGGACGCTTCGGGCACGGACCGGGCCCGGGCCAGTTGCTGCCTCGTGTACACCGTGGAGCCGCGGGACATGTGCGGCGGCTGCCCGCGCGTCATGCGACGTTGA
- a CDS encoding alpha/beta hydrolase — translation MLSLTGLPLQIIASVVAIVVFVATMWLWPRFGGKGWKSWLGRIGAFLAAQLSVLVAMGLIANSYFGFYSSWTDLLGTSGGLGTVVDHTPNASGVAVTGEQKFYSTQGSDPERSGLIQKVDVKGAGTGLSTEAYVYLPPQYFQPDYTKQRFPMALVLTGYPGTPEKLISLMQYPASTLAAIEQKKLPPTVLVMARPTLVGNRDTECVDVPNGPQVETFFTSDLPKALATTYRIGTDPANRAVIGNSTGGYCALKFALRKPDSYPAAVALSGYYSAAHDETTGDLFGGSDKLKQENDLLWRLKNQPAAPVSLLLTTANDENNFDETKAMVAAFRAPTKMSTITLDTAGHNFHTWTREIPPALEWLGKHITMPAAA, via the coding sequence GTGCTCAGCCTCACCGGACTCCCCCTCCAGATCATCGCCTCGGTCGTCGCGATCGTGGTCTTCGTCGCCACCATGTGGCTCTGGCCGCGGTTCGGCGGGAAGGGCTGGAAGTCGTGGCTGGGCCGGATCGGCGCCTTCCTGGCCGCCCAGCTGTCGGTGCTGGTCGCGATGGGTCTGATCGCCAACAGCTACTTCGGCTTCTACAGCTCCTGGACCGACCTGCTCGGCACCAGCGGCGGGCTCGGCACGGTGGTCGACCACACCCCGAACGCCTCCGGCGTGGCCGTCACCGGGGAGCAGAAGTTCTACTCCACCCAGGGCTCGGACCCGGAACGCTCCGGGCTGATCCAGAAGGTCGACGTCAAAGGAGCCGGCACCGGCCTGAGCACCGAGGCGTACGTCTACCTGCCGCCGCAGTACTTCCAGCCGGACTACACCAAGCAGCGCTTCCCGATGGCCCTCGTGCTCACCGGCTACCCGGGCACCCCGGAGAAGCTGATCTCGCTGATGCAGTACCCGGCCTCCACCCTGGCGGCGATCGAGCAGAAGAAGCTGCCGCCGACCGTGCTGGTGATGGCCCGCCCCACGCTCGTCGGCAACCGGGACACCGAGTGCGTCGACGTGCCGAACGGCCCGCAGGTGGAGACCTTCTTCACCAGCGACCTGCCGAAGGCCCTCGCCACCACCTACCGGATCGGCACCGACCCGGCCAACCGGGCCGTGATCGGCAACTCCACCGGCGGCTACTGCGCGCTCAAGTTCGCGCTGCGCAAGCCCGACTCCTACCCGGCGGCGGTCGCCCTCTCCGGCTACTACAGCGCGGCCCACGACGAGACCACCGGGGACCTGTTCGGCGGCAGCGACAAGCTCAAGCAGGAGAACGACCTGCTGTGGCGGCTGAAGAACCAGCCGGCCGCCCCGGTCTCGCTGCTGCTGACCACCGCCAACGACGAGAACAACTTCGACGAGACCAAGGCCATGGTCGCGGCCTTCAGGGCCCCCACCAAGATGTCCACGATCACCCTGGACACCGCCGGCCACAACTTCCACACCTGGACCCGGGAGATCCCGCCGGCCCTGGAGTGGCTGGGCAAGCACATCACCATGCCGGCTGCGGCCTGA
- a CDS encoding alpha/beta hydrolase, with protein sequence MAPLISRFSQRTLPALAAALALLSGCTGAGGKGATATPPPPLDERVAATADPALRAFYDQRIDWQPCPDQAADDPDATTVQCAVLDVPLDYADPGGRSVGVALARVPAADPDRRLGSLLLNPGGPGNSGARMVRWGWQSYQGPLHDRYDLVGFDPRGAGDTTPVHCLDDRTRDEWNSTDDRAYDHGRILADACRAQHADLLPHLGTRDTARDLDVLRSALGERRLDFLGFSYGTHLGALYAEEFPDRTGRLVLDGAVEHSVDPLRLGIEQAAAAEAGFRAFAADCATDQGDGCPFGTDPAAAPRSLADFLDGLRDHPLHTADGRTLTAALAWTAVLDALADGHRSWPHVRDVLEPAVTRGDARDLLELADSVNGRTEGGRYDTPADAYAAISCADLPQAPTEAEQRAALADLATRAPLTSRHAPVATLLDPDCRTWPYRSPEVPHPVRAPGSAPILVVGSTGDPVTPYPWAQRLAGGLEHGVLLTRDGDGHTAYDKSDCVRAAVTDFLVDGRMPAAGTHCASD encoded by the coding sequence GTGGCCCCGTTGATCTCCCGGTTCTCCCAGCGCACCCTGCCCGCCCTCGCCGCCGCCCTCGCCCTGCTGAGCGGCTGTACCGGCGCGGGCGGCAAGGGCGCAACAGCCACCCCGCCGCCCCCGCTGGACGAACGGGTCGCCGCCACCGCCGACCCCGCCCTGCGCGCGTTCTACGACCAGCGGATCGACTGGCAGCCCTGCCCCGACCAGGCCGCCGACGACCCGGACGCCACCACCGTCCAGTGCGCCGTCCTCGACGTCCCGCTCGACTACGCCGACCCCGGCGGCCGCTCCGTCGGCGTCGCCCTCGCCCGGGTGCCCGCCGCCGACCCGGACCGGCGGCTCGGCAGCCTCCTGCTCAACCCCGGCGGCCCCGGCAACTCCGGTGCCCGCATGGTCCGTTGGGGCTGGCAGAGCTACCAGGGGCCGCTGCACGACCGCTACGACCTGGTCGGCTTCGACCCGCGCGGCGCCGGGGACACCACCCCCGTCCACTGCCTGGACGACCGGACCCGCGACGAATGGAACAGCACCGACGACCGGGCCTACGACCACGGCCGGATCCTCGCCGACGCCTGCCGCGCACAGCACGCCGACCTGCTCCCGCACCTCGGCACCCGCGACACCGCCCGCGACCTCGACGTGCTGCGCAGCGCCCTCGGCGAGCGCCGCCTCGACTTCCTCGGCTTCTCCTACGGCACCCACCTCGGCGCGCTCTACGCCGAGGAGTTCCCCGACCGCACCGGCCGGCTCGTCCTCGACGGCGCCGTCGAGCACAGCGTCGACCCGCTGCGGCTCGGCATCGAACAGGCCGCCGCCGCCGAAGCCGGATTCCGGGCCTTCGCCGCCGACTGCGCCACCGACCAGGGCGACGGCTGCCCGTTCGGCACCGACCCGGCCGCCGCCCCGCGCAGCCTCGCCGACTTCCTCGACGGCCTGCGCGACCACCCCCTGCACACCGCCGACGGCCGCACCCTCACCGCCGCCCTCGCCTGGACCGCCGTCCTCGACGCCCTCGCCGACGGCCACCGCTCCTGGCCCCACGTGCGCGACGTCCTCGAACCCGCCGTCACCCGGGGCGACGCCCGGGACCTGCTCGAACTCGCCGACAGCGTCAACGGCCGTACGGAGGGCGGCCGGTACGACACCCCGGCCGACGCCTACGCCGCCATCTCCTGCGCCGACCTCCCGCAGGCGCCCACCGAGGCCGAACAGCGCGCGGCCCTCGCCGACCTCGCCACCCGGGCCCCGCTGACCAGCCGGCACGCCCCCGTGGCCACCCTGCTCGACCCGGACTGCCGCACCTGGCCGTACCGCTCGCCCGAGGTGCCGCACCCGGTACGGGCACCCGGCAGCGCCCCGATCCTGGTGGTCGGCTCCACCGGCGACCCGGTCACCCCGTACCCGTGGGCGCAGCGGCTGGCCGGCGGGCTGGAGCACGGCGTGCTGCTCACCCGGGATGGCGACGGGCACACCGCCTACGACAAGAGCGACTGCGTCCGGGCGGCCGTCACCGACTTCCTGGTGGACGGGCGGATGCCGGCGGCGGGAACGCACTGCGCGTCCGACTGA
- a CDS encoding glycosyltransferase family 39 protein — protein sequence MTTSSYSPPAGEPWPEAANYPPPEVPQPDPARPDPAPLFPEQPLPPVGSAPGPGGPASWSGRLRTLPARAWRGREDDPRWVRPALLALLAATAVLYLWGLSASGWANSFYSAAVQAGTQSWKAFFFGSSDAGNFITVDKPPASLWPMALSARIFGLSSWSVLAPQALMGAATVGVLYATLRRRFSPLGGLLAGAALALTPVAALMFRFNNPDALLVLLLTLSAYGLVRAIEAASTRWLLFTGVMFGFAFLTKTLAAFLILPAFAVIYLVVAPTGFWRRVRQLLLAGVALALSGGWWVAIVELMPASARPYIGGSQDNSFLSLTFGYNGLGRVDGNERGSVGGGGRLPAGMDLPGGAAPGGGRGWGQTGLTRMFGTDIGGQIAWLLPAALILLVVGLWATRRYARTDTARAAFLVWGGWLLSTALIFSFMSGIFHQYYTVALAPAVAALVGMGVDGLWRARHRLAWALVLAGTLAVTAAWAFVLLGRSSDFLPWLRWAVLVGGLAAAAALVGGQVAGRSSGRTGARIASVAGLVGLAAALGGPAAYAVDTVNTAHTGSIVTAGPGVQGAFGPGGMGRKGGKGFPGGGAGNGRWFGQGQQGRPGGQGTQGFPGGQGAQGFPGGRHERGTGTGTGTGTNGTVGGPPPGGMGGLLDGPKVTDEVAAMLKENADRYTWAAATIGSQTAAGYQLATGKPVMALGGFNGTDPSLTLAGFQQYVQEGKVHWFIGAGGSRRGFGGGAGGDEGGKQSESARIEAWVTAHFTARTIGSTTFYDLTAPTS from the coding sequence ATGACCACGAGCAGCTACTCCCCTCCGGCCGGCGAACCGTGGCCGGAGGCCGCGAACTACCCGCCGCCGGAGGTGCCGCAGCCGGACCCCGCCCGGCCGGATCCGGCGCCGCTCTTCCCCGAGCAGCCGCTGCCGCCCGTCGGGTCGGCGCCGGGTCCCGGGGGCCCCGCCTCCTGGTCCGGCCGGCTGCGCACCCTTCCGGCCCGGGCCTGGCGCGGCCGGGAGGACGACCCGCGCTGGGTGCGCCCGGCCCTGCTGGCGCTGCTGGCCGCGACCGCCGTCCTCTACCTGTGGGGCCTGAGCGCCTCGGGCTGGGCGAACTCCTTCTACTCGGCCGCCGTCCAGGCCGGCACCCAGAGCTGGAAGGCCTTCTTCTTCGGCTCCTCCGACGCCGGGAACTTCATCACCGTCGACAAGCCCCCGGCCTCGCTGTGGCCGATGGCGCTCTCGGCGCGGATCTTCGGCCTCTCCTCCTGGTCGGTCCTGGCGCCGCAGGCGCTGATGGGCGCGGCGACCGTCGGCGTGCTGTACGCGACGCTGCGCCGCCGCTTCTCCCCGCTGGGCGGCCTGCTGGCGGGCGCGGCGCTGGCGCTCACCCCGGTGGCGGCGCTGATGTTCCGCTTCAACAACCCGGACGCCCTGCTGGTGCTGTTGCTGACGCTGTCCGCGTACGGGTTGGTGCGGGCGATCGAGGCGGCGAGCACCCGCTGGCTGCTGTTCACCGGGGTGATGTTCGGCTTCGCCTTCCTGACCAAGACGCTGGCGGCCTTCCTGATCCTGCCCGCCTTCGCGGTGATCTACCTGGTCGTGGCGCCCACCGGCTTCTGGCGGCGGGTGCGGCAGCTGCTGCTCGCGGGGGTGGCGCTGGCGCTCTCGGGCGGCTGGTGGGTGGCGATCGTCGAGCTGATGCCCGCCTCGGCCCGCCCGTACATCGGCGGCTCGCAGGACAACAGCTTCCTGTCGCTCACCTTCGGCTACAACGGCCTCGGCCGGGTGGACGGCAACGAGCGCGGCAGCGTGGGCGGCGGGGGGCGGCTCCCGGCGGGGATGGACCTGCCGGGTGGTGCGGCGCCGGGCGGCGGCCGCGGCTGGGGACAGACCGGCCTGACCCGGATGTTCGGCACCGACATCGGCGGGCAGATCGCCTGGCTGCTGCCGGCCGCACTGATCCTGCTGGTGGTCGGCCTCTGGGCGACCCGCCGCTACGCCCGTACCGACACCGCCCGGGCGGCGTTCCTGGTCTGGGGTGGCTGGCTGCTCTCCACCGCGCTGATCTTCAGCTTCATGTCCGGGATCTTCCACCAGTACTACACGGTGGCGCTGGCCCCGGCCGTCGCGGCTCTGGTCGGCATGGGCGTGGACGGCCTGTGGCGGGCACGGCACCGGCTGGCTTGGGCGCTGGTACTGGCCGGAACGCTCGCGGTGACGGCGGCCTGGGCGTTCGTGCTGCTCGGCCGCAGCTCGGACTTCCTGCCCTGGCTGCGCTGGGCGGTGCTGGTCGGCGGGCTGGCCGCGGCTGCGGCGCTGGTCGGCGGACAGGTCGCCGGACGGTCCTCGGGCCGCACCGGTGCGCGGATCGCCTCGGTGGCGGGCCTGGTGGGTCTGGCGGCGGCGTTGGGCGGTCCGGCGGCGTACGCGGTGGACACCGTCAACACGGCGCACACCGGCTCGATCGTGACCGCGGGGCCTGGCGTGCAGGGCGCGTTCGGGCCGGGCGGCATGGGGCGCAAGGGCGGCAAGGGCTTCCCTGGCGGCGGCGCCGGCAACGGCCGCTGGTTCGGCCAAGGACAGCAGGGCCGGCCCGGCGGCCAGGGCACTCAGGGCTTCCCCGGCGGCCAGGGCGCTCAGGGCTTCCCCGGCGGCCGCCACGAGCGCGGCACCGGCACCGGCACCGGCACCGGCACCAACGGCACGGTCGGCGGCCCGCCCCCCGGCGGCATGGGCGGCCTGCTCGACGGCCCCAAGGTGACCGACGAGGTCGCCGCCATGCTCAAGGAGAACGCCGACCGCTACACCTGGGCGGCCGCCACGATCGGTTCGCAGACCGCGGCCGGCTACCAACTCGCCACCGGAAAGCCGGTGATGGCCCTCGGCGGCTTCAACGGCACCGACCCCTCGCTGACCCTGGCCGGCTTCCAGCAGTACGTCCAGGAGGGCAAGGTCCACTGGTTCATCGGCGCCGGCGGCTCCCGCCGCGGCTTCGGCGGCGGCGCGGGCGGCGACGAGGGCGGGAAGCAGAGCGAGTCCGCCCGGATCGAGGCCTGGGTGACCGCCCACTTCACCGCGAGGACCATCGGCTCGACCACCTTCTACGACCTGACGGCCCCGACCTCCTGA
- a CDS encoding aminoglycoside phosphotransferase family protein translates to MSDSPARRRMHANELDLDAALVRRMVAGQFPHWAGLPVEPVATVGTSNAMYRLGAELVVRIPRIPGAVEDVRKEYLWLRRLAPGLPVAVPVPLALGGPVDGCPWPWSVLRWLDGVNPVAGQVDEPAALAADLASFVTAMRRLDPAGGPASYRSESLPDRDGVVRRAIAALAGTVDARAVTAVWEAALGAPPHSGPPVWIHADLQPGNLLVDGGGRLSAVIDFGCAGLGDPAVDLITAWYMLPASARGAFRASVGADDAAWARGRGWALSVALLELDYYRGSNPRMAGIARHVIGEVLAGHA, encoded by the coding sequence ATGTCGGACTCCCCCGCTCGCCGCCGGATGCACGCGAACGAACTCGACCTCGACGCGGCGCTGGTGCGCCGGATGGTCGCCGGGCAGTTCCCGCACTGGGCCGGCCTGCCGGTCGAGCCGGTGGCCACCGTCGGGACCAGCAACGCGATGTACCGGCTGGGTGCGGAGCTGGTGGTGCGGATCCCGCGGATCCCGGGGGCGGTCGAGGACGTGCGGAAGGAGTACCTCTGGCTGCGGCGCCTCGCCCCCGGGCTGCCGGTCGCGGTGCCCGTGCCGCTGGCCCTGGGCGGGCCGGTGGACGGCTGCCCGTGGCCCTGGTCGGTGCTCCGCTGGCTCGACGGCGTGAACCCGGTGGCCGGTCAGGTGGACGAACCGGCAGCGCTGGCAGCGGACTTGGCGTCCTTCGTGACCGCCATGCGCCGGCTGGACCCGGCCGGCGGCCCGGCCTCCTACCGGAGCGAGTCGCTGCCCGACCGGGACGGCGTCGTCCGGCGTGCGATCGCGGCGCTGGCCGGCACCGTCGACGCCCGGGCGGTGACCGCCGTCTGGGAGGCCGCGCTCGGTGCCCCGCCGCACTCCGGCCCGCCGGTCTGGATCCACGCCGACCTGCAGCCGGGCAACCTGCTGGTGGACGGAGGTGGGCGGTTGAGCGCCGTGATCGACTTCGGCTGTGCGGGCCTCGGTGACCCGGCGGTGGACCTGATCACCGCCTGGTACATGCTCCCGGCCTCGGCCCGCGGCGCCTTCCGGGCGTCGGTGGGCGCCGACGACGCGGCCTGGGCCCGCGGGCGGGGCTGGGCGCTGTCCGTCGCCCTGCTGGAGCTGGACTACTACCGCGGGAGCAACCCCCGGATGGCGGGCATCGCCCGGCACGTGATCGGCGAGGTCCTGGCCGGCCACGCCTGA
- a CDS encoding HAD family hydrolase, whose product MIKPIELVIFDCDGVLVDSEVIAVRVLVRLGEELGWPLREAEAVERFVGRSEAANHAMVAERLGEETATVWDKRFRELHAEAVDAGLTPVDGLPEALAAIDLPTCVASSGTHEKMRHTLGRTGLHDRFAGRIFSATEVGRGKPAPDLFLHAARSMGVDPAACVVVEDSRPGVQAARAAGMRALGYAGGITPAEWLEGPGTVVFTDMRELPALIAAGAV is encoded by the coding sequence ATGATCAAGCCGATAGAGCTCGTGATATTCGACTGCGACGGCGTCCTGGTGGACAGCGAGGTGATCGCCGTACGGGTGCTGGTGCGGTTGGGGGAGGAGCTGGGCTGGCCGCTGCGCGAGGCGGAGGCCGTCGAGCGGTTCGTCGGGCGGTCGGAGGCGGCCAACCACGCGATGGTGGCCGAGCGGCTGGGGGAGGAGACGGCGACGGTCTGGGACAAGCGCTTCCGCGAGCTGCACGCCGAGGCCGTGGACGCCGGGCTGACCCCGGTGGACGGCCTGCCGGAGGCACTGGCTGCGATCGACCTGCCGACCTGTGTGGCCTCCAGCGGCACGCACGAGAAGATGCGGCACACCCTCGGCCGGACCGGGCTCCACGACCGTTTCGCCGGGCGGATCTTCAGCGCCACCGAGGTCGGCCGGGGCAAGCCCGCCCCCGACCTGTTCCTGCACGCCGCCCGCTCGATGGGCGTCGACCCGGCCGCCTGCGTCGTGGTCGAGGACAGCCGGCCCGGCGTCCAGGCCGCCCGAGCCGCCGGAATGCGCGCGCTCGGCTACGCGGGCGGCATCACCCCGGCGGAGTGGCTGGAGGGGCCGGGCACCGTGGTCTTCACGGACATGCGCGAGCTGCCCGCCCTCATCGCCGCGGGCGCCGTGTAG
- the moaA gene encoding GTP 3',8-cyclase MoaA, which translates to MNTAPHPLVDRFGRVHTDLRVSLTDRCNLRCTYCMPAEGLDWLARTEVLGDDEVVRLVRIAVERLGIASVRLTGGEPLLRRGLVGLVGRIAALGVEVSLTTNGIGLARTAVALREAGLGRVNVSLDTLRPERFAAITRRDRLADVLAGLAAAQSAGLGPVKVNAVPVRGVNEDEIVALAEFAVGHGYRMRFIESMPLDAQGAWDRTAMVTAQEILAALGERFELVPIGRDGSAPSAPAEEWRIAGTEAVIGVIASVTRPFCGGCDRVRLTADGQLRNCLFATEESDLRALLRGGADDAAIEAAWRVSVAGKGPGHAIGSAEFVRPERPMSAIGG; encoded by the coding sequence ATGAACACCGCACCGCACCCGCTGGTGGACCGCTTCGGCCGGGTCCACACCGATCTGCGGGTCTCCCTGACCGACCGCTGCAACCTGCGCTGCACGTACTGCATGCCGGCGGAGGGCCTGGACTGGCTGGCCCGGACCGAGGTGCTGGGCGACGACGAGGTGGTGCGGTTGGTGCGGATCGCCGTCGAACGGCTCGGCATCGCCTCGGTACGGCTGACCGGCGGGGAGCCGTTGCTGCGGCGGGGCCTGGTGGGGCTGGTCGGGCGCATCGCGGCCCTGGGCGTCGAGGTGTCGCTGACGACCAACGGGATCGGCCTGGCGCGTACGGCGGTCGCCCTGCGGGAGGCCGGGCTGGGGCGGGTGAACGTCAGCCTCGACACCCTGCGGCCGGAGCGCTTCGCGGCGATCACCCGGCGGGACCGGCTGGCCGACGTGCTGGCGGGGCTGGCGGCGGCGCAGTCGGCCGGGCTGGGGCCGGTGAAGGTGAACGCGGTGCCGGTGCGGGGGGTGAACGAGGACGAGATCGTCGCGCTGGCCGAGTTCGCGGTGGGGCACGGGTACCGGATGCGGTTCATCGAGTCCATGCCGCTGGACGCGCAGGGGGCGTGGGACCGGACGGCGATGGTCACGGCGCAGGAGATCCTGGCCGCCTTGGGCGAGCGCTTCGAGCTGGTGCCGATCGGGCGGGACGGCAGTGCACCGAGCGCTCCGGCGGAGGAGTGGCGGATCGCGGGGACGGAGGCGGTGATCGGGGTGATCGCCTCGGTGACCCGGCCGTTCTGCGGGGGCTGCGACCGGGTGCGGCTGACGGCGGACGGGCAGCTGCGCAACTGCCTGTTCGCCACCGAGGAGTCGGATCTGCGGGCGCTGCTGCGCGGCGGCGCGGACGATGCGGCGATCGAGGCGGCCTGGCGGGTGTCGGTGGCGGGCAAGGGGCCAGGACACGCCATCGGCAGCGCGGAGTTCGTCCGGCCCGAGCGTCCGATGTCGGCCATCGGCGGCTGA
- a CDS encoding DUF2637 domain-containing protein, which produces MKLSDIPLGWAVTVVAGLLVSALLVALLRSRGSTSAGGTDSWERSEERRHRKESLYGAASYTLLFCCAGVAAALSFHGLVGFGVQNLGLSGGWEYLVPFGLDGAAMFCSVLAVREASHGDAALGSRLLVWLFAGASAWFNWVHAPRGFGHAGAPQFFSGMSLSAAILFDRALKQTRRAALREQGLVPRPLPQIRIVRWLRAPRETYAAWSLMLLENVRSLDEAVDEVREEKRERALEKERRKLAGRRERAEIRAINRSTGGWRRSGVARQLESGSESAIAGGPGAERPAAAELPGAERPAVERPGAERPGLERPQAERPGAERASAPREVEAAEGKVVQPGLPARPERRTIDLTVEEDTVTLPRLDSLERKLKDLEQQFG; this is translated from the coding sequence ATGAAATTGTCCGACATACCGCTCGGGTGGGCCGTCACCGTGGTCGCGGGGCTGCTGGTCAGCGCGCTCCTGGTGGCCCTGCTCCGCAGCCGGGGATCCACCTCCGCCGGTGGCACGGATTCCTGGGAGCGCTCCGAGGAACGGCGCCACCGCAAGGAATCCCTGTACGGCGCCGCCTCGTACACGCTGCTGTTCTGCTGTGCCGGTGTCGCCGCCGCGCTCTCCTTCCACGGACTGGTCGGCTTCGGCGTCCAGAACCTGGGCCTGTCCGGCGGCTGGGAGTACCTCGTCCCGTTCGGCCTGGACGGCGCCGCGATGTTCTGCTCGGTCCTCGCCGTGCGCGAGGCCAGCCACGGTGACGCGGCGCTCGGTTCCCGGCTGCTGGTCTGGCTCTTCGCCGGCGCCTCGGCCTGGTTCAACTGGGTGCACGCCCCGCGCGGCTTCGGCCACGCCGGCGCCCCCCAGTTCTTCTCCGGGATGTCCCTCTCGGCGGCGATCCTGTTCGACCGGGCGCTCAAGCAGACCCGCCGGGCCGCGCTGCGCGAGCAGGGCCTGGTGCCCCGCCCGCTGCCGCAGATCCGCATCGTCCGCTGGCTGCGCGCCCCCCGCGAGACCTACGCGGCCTGGTCGCTGATGCTGCTGGAGAACGTCCGCAGCCTGGACGAGGCGGTGGACGAGGTCCGCGAGGAGAAGCGGGAGCGCGCCCTGGAGAAGGAGCGCCGCAAGCTGGCCGGGCGCCGCGAGCGGGCCGAGATCCGGGCGATCAACCGCTCCACCGGCGGCTGGCGGCGCAGCGGCGTCGCCCGGCAGCTGGAGTCCGGCTCGGAGTCCGCCATAGCCGGCGGCCCCGGGGCCGAACGGCCCGCCGCGGCCGAACTGCCCGGGGCGGAGCGGCCGGCCGTGGAGCGGCCCGGGGCGGAGCGCCCCGGGTTGGAACGGCCGCAGGCCGAACGGCCCGGCGCCGAGCGGGCGTCCGCGCCGCGCGAGGTCGAGGCCGCCGAGGGCAAGGTCGTCCAGCCCGGCCTGCCGGCCCGTCCGGAGCGTCGCACCATCGACCTCACGGTGGAGGAGGACACCGTCACGCTGCCCCGGCTCGACTCCCTGGAGCGCAAGCTGAAGGACCTGGAGCAGCAGTTCGGCTGA